The proteins below come from a single Corylus avellana chromosome ca3, CavTom2PMs-1.0 genomic window:
- the LOC132175169 gene encoding uncharacterized protein LOC132175169 isoform X1: MAKEANTLFLEEWLRSISGSSSNISSTNSSSSSARAIIQAWAELRDSLQHQSFRPHHLQSLKTLLNSQTSLHVADPQAKIVLSIISSPNLSLPHESYPLFLRLLYIWVRKSFKPSSLLVDSAVLVLSHLYNAQFGLRKSPLFFSEGVLLLGAFSFVPAASEGSKTVCLDMLCRLLEEDYQLIGSSGELIPDVLAGIGYALSSSVNVHYVRILDSLFGIWGKEGGPRGSVSDGLMILHLTEWVLSGLINFRSFEKVNVFAHETLQTSKANYVPFVIVMAAAGVLRVLNRSTSGLGLETVSRLRISAEDRIESVAQDIISRTCVTNKDYDLTNCLLLQCVSLALARSGLVSSRAPLLLCLASALLTEIFPLRRLYAKVLDFPHGNLARLGHDEVKKHLNSVPFKEAGAITGVFCNQYVSIDEENKGVVENLIWDYCQDIYLGHRRAALILRGKEDELLGDMEKIAESAFLMVVLFALAITKYKLNSKSTLDTHKDISVRILVSFSCLEYFRRIRLPEYMDTIRGVIVSVQENESACVSFVESMPSYMDLTNGPDFSYSQKMEYLWYMDDVQTARMLFYLRVIPTCIERVPCFVLRKGVASTMFLYMGHPNGKVARSSHSMFAAFMSSGKDSDPDERVSLKEQLVFYYMQRSLSGYPGITPFEGVASGVAALVRNLPAGSPAIFYCIHSLVEKGGELCSDFFTQEADMRKNWHGESEPCKKILDLLLRLISLVDIQVLPDLMKLLAQLIVQLPEDGKNMVLNELYSQVAESDDVTRKPTLVSWLQSLSYLCAQSTSQSATSRGVEKDVNMTSAGSADSLSLSRPNARL, translated from the exons ATGGCTAAAGAAGCTAATACCCTTTTCCTTGAAGAATGGCTGAGAAGCATTAGTGGCAGTAGCAGCAACATCAGCTCCactaactcctcttcctcatcggCCCGAGCTATTATTCAAGCTTGGGCGGAGCTCAGGGACTCCCTTCAACACCAATCATTTCGTCCCCATCACCTCCAGTCTTTGAAAACCCTCCTTAACTCTCAAACGTCTCTTCATGTTGCCGACCCACAAGCAAAGATTGTCCTTTCTATTATTTCCTCTCCAAACCTCTCTCTTCCACATGAATCATATCCTCTCTTTCTCAGGCTTCTTTATATCTGGGTCAGGAAATCCTTCAAACCCTCTTCGCTTCTCGTTGATTCTGCCGTGCTGGTCCTCTCTCACCTTTATAATGCTCAATTTGGTCTTAGGAAGagtcctctcttcttctctgaaGGTGTTCTCCTTCTGGGTGCATTTTCTTTTGTGCCTGCTGCGTCTGAAGGCTCTAAAACAGTTTGCTTGGATATGCTCTGTAGGCTGTTGGAAGAGGACTACCAATTGATTGGTTCATCCGGAGAACTTATTCCGGATGTTCTTGCAGGAATTGGGTATGCTTTATCTTCTTCTGTGAATGTTCATTATGTTAGAATTTTAGATTCTCTATTTGGAATTTGGGGAAAAGAAGGTGGGCCTCGTGGTAGTGTTTCTGATGGGCTCATGATTCTGCATTTGACCGAGTGGGTGTTGTCTGGTTTGATCAATTTCCGATCTTTTGAGAAAGTTAACGTTTTTGCCCACGAGACTCTACAGACTTCAAAGGCAAACTATGTTCCGTTTGTGATTGTCATGGCTGCAGCAGGAGTGCTGAGGGTTCTCAATAGATCCACGAGTGGTCTGGGACTAGAGACTGTTTCCAGACTAAGGATTTCTGCAGAGGATCGAATTGAATCTGTAGCACAAGATATTATCTCTAGAACTTGTGTTACTAATAAAGATTATGATCTCACAAACTGTCTTTTACTACAATGTGTTTCATTAGCTCTGGCTCGAAGTGGCTTGGTGTCTTCCCGTGCCCCTCTGCTTCTGTGCCTTGCTTCTGCATTGTTGACTGAAATCTTTCCCTTACGTCGTTTATATGCAAAAGTACTAGACTTCCCACATGGCAATTTGGCTAGACTGGGGCATGATGAGGTCAAAAAACATTTGAACAGTGTCCCTTTTAAGGAAGCAGGGGCCATAACAGGTGTTTTCTGCAACCAGTATGTTTCAATAGATGAAGAGAATAAAGGTGTGGTTGAGAATCTTATATGGGATTACTGTCAAGATATTTACTTGGGGCATCGCCGGGCAGCTTTGATTCTTCGAGGTAAAGAGGATGAATTACTTGGGGATATGGAGAAAATTGCTGAATCTGCTTTCCTTATGGTTGTACTTTTTGCTCTGGCTATCACAAAATACAAGTTGAATTCAAAATCCACCCTGGACACGCACAAGGACATATCAGTACGCATACTAGTTTCGTTTTCTTGTTTAGAGTATTTTCGGCGTATTCGTTTACCAGAGTATATGGATACAATTCGAGGGGTTATTGTGAGTGTTCAGGAGAATGAATCTGCCTGTGTCTCTTTTGTGGAATCTATGCCTTCTTACATGGACTTGACAAATGGTCCAG ACTTTTCCTACTCGCAGAAAATGGAATATCTATGGTACATGGATGATGTTCAAACTGCTCGCATGTTGTTTTACCTGCGTGTCATTCCAACTTGTATTGAACGTGTGCCCTGCTTTGTTCTTAGGAAGGGGGTAGCTTCAACTATGTTCTT ATATATGGGACATCCAAATGGAAAAGTAGCTCGAAGCTCACATTCCATGTTTGCGGCATTCATGTCCTCAGGGAAGGATTCTGATCCAGATGAAAGAGTATCATTAAAGGAGCAGCTTGTTTTCTATTACATGCAGAGATCTCTATCG GGATATCCAGGCATCACTCCTTTTGAGGGTGTGGCTTCCGGAGTTGCAGCCTTGGTTCGGAACCTTCCTGCTGGAAGTCCTGCCATATTTTATTGTATCCATAGTCTTGTGGAAAAAGGCGGTGAGCTCTGTAGTGACTTCTTCACTCAAGAGGCTGATATGCGGAAGAATTGGCACGGAGAGTCAGAGCCTTGCAAGAAAATCCTAGACTTGCTTCTACGTCTTATTTCCCTCGTTGATATACag GTGCTACCAGACTTGATGAAGTTGTTGGCACAGTTGATCGTCCAGTTACCTGAGGATGGCAAGAATATGGTTCTTAATGAGTTATATTCACAGGTTGCAGAGTCTGATGATGTTACACGCAAGCCCACTTTAGTTTCATGGCTGCAGTCACTGTCTTACCTTTGTGCTCAATCTACAAGTCAAAGTGCCACCTCTAGAGGGGTGGAAAAAGATGTAAATATGACTTCTGCAGGGAGTGCAGACTCATTAAGCCTGAGTAGACCAAATGCCCGACTCTGA
- the LOC132175169 gene encoding uncharacterized protein LOC132175169 isoform X2 yields MAKEANTLFLEEWLRSISGSSSNISSTNSSSSSARAIIQAWAELRDSLQHQSFRPHHLQSLKTLLNSQTSLHVADPQAKIVLSIISSPNLSLPHESYPLFLRLLYIWVRKSFKPSSLLVDSAVLVLSHLYNAQFGLRKSPLFFSEGVLLLGAFSFVPAASEGSKTVCLDMLCRLLEEDYQLIGSSGELIPDVLAGIGYALSSSVNVHYVRILDSLFGIWGKEGGPRGSVSDGLMILHLTEWVLSGLINFRSFEKVNVFAHETLQTSKANYVPFVIVMAAAGVLRVLNRSTSGLGLETVSRLRISAEDRIESVAQDIISRTCVTNKDYDLTNCLLLQCVSLALARSGLVSSRAPLLLCLASALLTEIFPLRRLYAKVLDFPHGNLARLGHDEVKKHLNSVPFKEAGAITGVFCNQYVSIDEENKGVVENLIWDYCQDIYLGHRRAALILRGKEDELLGDMEKIAESAFLMVVLFALAITKYKLNSKSTLDTHKDISVRILVSFSCLEYFRRIRLPEYMDTIRGVIVSVQENESACVSFVESMPSYMDLTNGPDFSYSQKMEYLWYMDDVQTARMLFYLRVIPTCIERVPCFVLRKGVASTMFLYMGHPNGKVARSSHSMFAAFMSSGKDSDPDERVSLKEQLVFYYMQRSLSASLLLRVWLPELQPWFGTFLLEVLPYFIVSIVLWKKAVSSVVTSSLKRLICGRIGTESQSLARKS; encoded by the exons ATGGCTAAAGAAGCTAATACCCTTTTCCTTGAAGAATGGCTGAGAAGCATTAGTGGCAGTAGCAGCAACATCAGCTCCactaactcctcttcctcatcggCCCGAGCTATTATTCAAGCTTGGGCGGAGCTCAGGGACTCCCTTCAACACCAATCATTTCGTCCCCATCACCTCCAGTCTTTGAAAACCCTCCTTAACTCTCAAACGTCTCTTCATGTTGCCGACCCACAAGCAAAGATTGTCCTTTCTATTATTTCCTCTCCAAACCTCTCTCTTCCACATGAATCATATCCTCTCTTTCTCAGGCTTCTTTATATCTGGGTCAGGAAATCCTTCAAACCCTCTTCGCTTCTCGTTGATTCTGCCGTGCTGGTCCTCTCTCACCTTTATAATGCTCAATTTGGTCTTAGGAAGagtcctctcttcttctctgaaGGTGTTCTCCTTCTGGGTGCATTTTCTTTTGTGCCTGCTGCGTCTGAAGGCTCTAAAACAGTTTGCTTGGATATGCTCTGTAGGCTGTTGGAAGAGGACTACCAATTGATTGGTTCATCCGGAGAACTTATTCCGGATGTTCTTGCAGGAATTGGGTATGCTTTATCTTCTTCTGTGAATGTTCATTATGTTAGAATTTTAGATTCTCTATTTGGAATTTGGGGAAAAGAAGGTGGGCCTCGTGGTAGTGTTTCTGATGGGCTCATGATTCTGCATTTGACCGAGTGGGTGTTGTCTGGTTTGATCAATTTCCGATCTTTTGAGAAAGTTAACGTTTTTGCCCACGAGACTCTACAGACTTCAAAGGCAAACTATGTTCCGTTTGTGATTGTCATGGCTGCAGCAGGAGTGCTGAGGGTTCTCAATAGATCCACGAGTGGTCTGGGACTAGAGACTGTTTCCAGACTAAGGATTTCTGCAGAGGATCGAATTGAATCTGTAGCACAAGATATTATCTCTAGAACTTGTGTTACTAATAAAGATTATGATCTCACAAACTGTCTTTTACTACAATGTGTTTCATTAGCTCTGGCTCGAAGTGGCTTGGTGTCTTCCCGTGCCCCTCTGCTTCTGTGCCTTGCTTCTGCATTGTTGACTGAAATCTTTCCCTTACGTCGTTTATATGCAAAAGTACTAGACTTCCCACATGGCAATTTGGCTAGACTGGGGCATGATGAGGTCAAAAAACATTTGAACAGTGTCCCTTTTAAGGAAGCAGGGGCCATAACAGGTGTTTTCTGCAACCAGTATGTTTCAATAGATGAAGAGAATAAAGGTGTGGTTGAGAATCTTATATGGGATTACTGTCAAGATATTTACTTGGGGCATCGCCGGGCAGCTTTGATTCTTCGAGGTAAAGAGGATGAATTACTTGGGGATATGGAGAAAATTGCTGAATCTGCTTTCCTTATGGTTGTACTTTTTGCTCTGGCTATCACAAAATACAAGTTGAATTCAAAATCCACCCTGGACACGCACAAGGACATATCAGTACGCATACTAGTTTCGTTTTCTTGTTTAGAGTATTTTCGGCGTATTCGTTTACCAGAGTATATGGATACAATTCGAGGGGTTATTGTGAGTGTTCAGGAGAATGAATCTGCCTGTGTCTCTTTTGTGGAATCTATGCCTTCTTACATGGACTTGACAAATGGTCCAG ACTTTTCCTACTCGCAGAAAATGGAATATCTATGGTACATGGATGATGTTCAAACTGCTCGCATGTTGTTTTACCTGCGTGTCATTCCAACTTGTATTGAACGTGTGCCCTGCTTTGTTCTTAGGAAGGGGGTAGCTTCAACTATGTTCTT ATATATGGGACATCCAAATGGAAAAGTAGCTCGAAGCTCACATTCCATGTTTGCGGCATTCATGTCCTCAGGGAAGGATTCTGATCCAGATGAAAGAGTATCATTAAAGGAGCAGCTTGTTTTCTATTACATGCAGAGATCTCTATCG GCATCACTCCTTTTGAGGGTGTGGCTTCCGGAGTTGCAGCCTTGGTTCGGAACCTTCCTGCTGGAAGTCCTGCCATATTTTATTGTATCCATAGTCTTGTGGAAAAAGGCGGTGAGCTCTGTAGTGACTTCTTCACTCAAGAGGCTGATATGCGGAAGAATTGGCACGGAGAGTCAGAGCCTTGCAAGAAAATCCTAG